The Deltaproteobacteria bacterium genome has a segment encoding these proteins:
- a CDS encoding response regulator: MFRVYFPLFSEATLQPAPEKPPGGKEIDTGGVILLVEDQKMVRDAARVMLKHLGFEVLTAKDGIEAVHIFRGRQHDIRLVLTDLSMPHMNGWETLAAMRKIRPDIPVILASGYDEARVMRGDYVDNPQVFLPKPYQMATLRAALNKALGEN; encoded by the coding sequence GTGTTCCGGGTTTATTTTCCACTCTTTTCCGAAGCGACCCTCCAGCCGGCCCCGGAGAAACCACCGGGTGGGAAGGAGATCGACACAGGCGGGGTTATCCTGCTGGTGGAGGACCAGAAGATGGTCCGTGATGCGGCCAGGGTCATGCTGAAACACCTTGGATTCGAGGTGCTCACGGCGAAAGACGGGATCGAGGCGGTGCACATCTTCCGTGGCAGGCAGCACGACATCCGTCTGGTGCTCACCGATCTGAGCATGCCCCACATGAACGGGTGGGAAACGCTCGCGGCCATGCGCAAGATACGGCCGGACATCCCCGTGATCCTGGCCAGCGGCTATGATGAGGCCCGGGTCATGCGCGGAGATTACGTCGATAATCCCCAGGTCTTCCTCCCCAAGCCGTATCAGATGGCAACCTTGAGAGCGGCCCTG